In the genome of Photobacterium sp. TLY01, one region contains:
- the corC gene encoding CNNM family magnesium/cobalt transport protein CorC (CorC(YbeX) belongs to the Cyclin M Mg2+ Exporter (CNNM) family, and was characterized as belonging to a set of three proteins, at least one of which must be present for CorA to function.), translating to MNDDNPQNSDGPSRKTFFERIGQLFQGEPQNKEELVDVIRDSEENDLIDHHTRDMLEGVIQISEMRVRDIMIPRSQMTTIERSQKVEDLIDIIVDAQHSRYPVISDDKDHVEGILLAKDLLRYLRPDSEPFDLSAILRPAVVVPESKRVDRLLKEFREERYHMAIVVDEFGGVSGLITIEDILEQIVGEIEDEFDDEEEQEIRQLSKHTWNVKALTTIDDFNKLFQTNFSANDIDTIGGLVMTSFGHLPTRGEVVELEGYAFKVTAADSRRVIQLQVTVPQEAHQPTMTP from the coding sequence ATGAACGACGATAACCCCCAAAATTCTGACGGTCCGAGTCGAAAGACCTTCTTTGAACGTATTGGCCAGCTCTTTCAGGGCGAGCCTCAGAATAAGGAAGAACTGGTCGATGTGATCCGTGATTCCGAAGAAAATGATCTGATCGATCACCACACCCGTGACATGCTCGAAGGTGTGATCCAGATTTCTGAGATGCGGGTTCGGGATATCATGATTCCCCGCTCCCAAATGACCACCATAGAACGTTCACAGAAGGTTGAAGACCTCATTGATATCATTGTTGATGCCCAGCACTCGCGCTATCCGGTCATCAGTGATGATAAAGATCACGTTGAAGGTATTCTGCTGGCCAAAGATCTGCTGCGCTACCTGCGCCCGGACAGCGAGCCATTTGACCTCAGCGCGATTCTGCGCCCGGCGGTTGTTGTGCCGGAGAGCAAGCGGGTGGATCGCCTGCTGAAAGAATTTCGGGAAGAACGCTACCATATGGCTATCGTAGTCGATGAGTTTGGTGGCGTATCCGGCTTAATCACCATTGAGGATATTCTGGAGCAAATCGTTGGAGAAATCGAAGATGAATTTGACGACGAGGAAGAGCAGGAAATCCGTCAGCTCAGTAAGCACACCTGGAATGTGAAGGCATTGACCACAATCGATGACTTCAACAAGCTGTTCCAGACCAACTTCAGTGCGAATGATATCGACACCATAGGCGGACTGGTCATGACCAGCTTTGGTCACCTGCCTACCCGCGGTGAAGTGGTCGAGCTGGAAGGCTATGCGTTCAAAGTCACCGCTGCAGACAGCCGCCGGGTCATTCAGTTACAAGTGACCGTGCCGCAGGAGGCACACCAACCAACGATGACGCCCTGA
- the ybeY gene encoding rRNA maturation RNase YbeY encodes MSIYLDLQLATADESGMPTEADFQRWLDAAVTPFQTEAEVTVRLVDEAESQALNREYRGKDKPTNVLSFPFEAPPGVELELLGDLIICRQVVEKEAQEQSKPLFAHWAHMVVHGSLHLLGYDHIDDEEAEEMEALETEIMQGLGFANPYEADQY; translated from the coding sequence ATGTCTATTTATCTGGATTTACAGCTAGCCACCGCTGATGAGAGTGGCATGCCAACTGAGGCTGACTTTCAGCGCTGGCTGGACGCAGCGGTGACCCCGTTTCAAACCGAAGCGGAAGTCACGGTGCGATTGGTAGATGAAGCCGAAAGCCAGGCGCTGAACCGTGAATACAGAGGAAAAGACAAACCAACCAATGTGTTGTCTTTCCCGTTTGAGGCACCGCCTGGAGTGGAACTGGAACTGCTGGGCGATCTGATTATCTGTCGTCAGGTCGTTGAAAAGGAAGCTCAGGAGCAGAGTAAACCCCTGTTTGCCCACTGGGCACATATGGTTGTACACGGCTCACTTCATCTGCTAGGTTATGACCATATTGATGACGAAGAAGCCGAAGAAATGGAAGCCCTGGAAACCGAGATAATGCAAGGTTTAGGGTTTGCCAATCCTTACGAAGCTGACCAATACTAA
- a CDS encoding PhoH family protein, whose product MLSKIITVELNLEPADNHRLASLCGPFDDNIKQLERRLGVEINHRSHNFSIVGQPHTAEATANILKNLYVDTAPVRNVIPDIEPEQIHLAIKESGVLEQDVSSSIPYGKEIHIKTKKGVIKPRTPNQAQYIANMVGHDITFGIGPAGTGKTYLAVAAAVDALERQEIRRILLTRPAVEAGEKLGFLPGDLSQKVDPYLRPLYDALFEMLGFERVEKLIERNVIEVAPLAYMRGRTLNDAFIILDESQNTTVEQMKMFLTRIGFNSRAVITGDVTQIDLPRGARSGLRHAIEVLADVDEISFNFFQASDVVRHPVVARIVQAYEAWETEDQKQKKLAEQRRREQQEARQASPETE is encoded by the coding sequence ATCTTGAGCAAAATTATTACTGTTGAACTGAATCTCGAACCCGCCGATAACCACCGCCTGGCCAGCCTTTGCGGTCCTTTCGACGACAACATCAAGCAGCTGGAACGCCGTCTGGGCGTTGAAATTAACCACCGCAGCCACAATTTCAGCATCGTGGGTCAGCCACACACTGCCGAAGCCACCGCCAATATCCTGAAGAATCTGTATGTTGACACCGCTCCGGTGCGCAACGTGATCCCGGATATTGAGCCTGAGCAGATTCATCTGGCGATTAAAGAATCGGGCGTGCTGGAGCAGGATGTGAGTTCCAGCATCCCTTACGGCAAAGAAATTCACATCAAGACCAAAAAAGGCGTCATCAAGCCGCGCACACCGAACCAGGCACAGTACATTGCCAATATGGTCGGTCACGACATCACTTTTGGGATTGGTCCTGCCGGTACGGGGAAAACCTACCTGGCCGTTGCCGCTGCGGTTGATGCGCTGGAGCGTCAGGAAATCCGCCGTATTCTGCTGACCCGCCCTGCCGTGGAAGCCGGTGAAAAACTGGGCTTCCTGCCGGGGGATCTGAGCCAGAAGGTCGATCCATATCTGCGCCCGCTCTATGACGCCCTGTTTGAAATGCTGGGTTTTGAGCGCGTAGAAAAACTGATTGAGCGTAATGTCATTGAAGTGGCACCGTTGGCTTATATGCGCGGCCGGACACTGAACGATGCCTTCATTATTCTCGATGAAAGCCAGAATACGACCGTAGAACAGATGAAAATGTTCCTGACCCGGATCGGCTTTAACTCACGGGCCGTAATCACAGGTGACGTCACCCAGATCGACTTACCCCGCGGTGCGCGTTCCGGTCTGCGCCACGCCATTGAAGTGCTGGCCGATGTGGATGAGATCAGCTTTAACTTCTTCCAGGCCTCGGACGTGGTTCGTCACCCGGTTGTGGCACGTATCGTTCAGGCATATGAAGCCTGGGAAACAGAAGATCAGAAACAGAAAAAACTGGCTGAACAACGTCGCCGCGAACAGCAGGAAGCACGCCAGGCCAGCCCAGAAACGGAATAA
- the miaB gene encoding tRNA (N6-isopentenyl adenosine(37)-C2)-methylthiotransferase MiaB — MAKKLLIKTWGCQMNEYDSSKMADLLNANGGYELTEEPAEADVLLLNTCSIREKAQEKVFHQLGRWKTLKDKKPGLVIGVGGCVATQEGDSIRQRAPYVDVIFGPQTLHRLPEMISKSQSSDAPVMDISFPEIEKFDRLPEPRAEGPTAFVSIMEGCSKYCTFCVVPYTRGEEVSRPLDDVLFEIAQLAEQGVREVNLLGQNVNAFRGETHDGEIATFAELLRLVAAIDGIDRIRYTTSHPIEFTDDIIAVYEDTPEVVSFLHLPVQSGSDRILAMMKRPHTAIEYKSKIRKLRKARPDITISSDFIVAFPGESDQDFQDTMKLIRDVDFDMSFSFIYSPRPGTPAADYPCDLSEDVKKARLYELQQQINAQAMRYSRQMLDTEQRILVEGPSKKNIMELRGRTENNRVVNFEGSVDLIGQFVDVKITDVFNNSLRGELVRTEADMNLRIAMSPSEVMEKTRKEDEIGVGVYTP, encoded by the coding sequence ATGGCGAAGAAACTGCTTATCAAAACCTGGGGTTGTCAGATGAATGAATACGATTCATCCAAGATGGCCGATCTTCTCAACGCCAATGGCGGTTATGAATTAACAGAAGAACCAGCAGAAGCCGATGTACTGCTACTGAACACCTGCTCTATTCGCGAAAAGGCACAAGAAAAAGTCTTCCACCAGCTGGGCCGCTGGAAAACACTGAAAGACAAAAAACCCGGCCTGGTGATTGGCGTGGGTGGATGTGTCGCCACTCAGGAAGGAGATTCCATCCGGCAACGCGCACCCTATGTCGATGTGATCTTTGGCCCGCAAACACTGCACCGTTTGCCTGAAATGATCAGCAAGTCGCAGTCTTCCGACGCACCGGTCATGGACATCTCTTTCCCGGAGATTGAGAAATTCGACCGCTTGCCAGAGCCGCGGGCCGAAGGCCCGACCGCGTTCGTGTCTATCATGGAAGGTTGTTCTAAATACTGTACTTTCTGCGTGGTGCCATACACCCGCGGGGAAGAAGTCAGCCGTCCACTCGATGACGTGCTGTTTGAAATCGCGCAATTGGCCGAGCAAGGTGTCCGTGAAGTGAACCTGCTGGGCCAGAATGTGAACGCATTCCGTGGCGAAACCCATGACGGCGAGATTGCAACATTCGCTGAATTACTGCGTCTGGTGGCCGCGATTGACGGTATCGATCGCATTCGCTACACCACCAGCCACCCGATTGAGTTCACCGACGACATCATTGCCGTTTATGAAGACACGCCGGAAGTGGTGAGCTTCCTGCACCTGCCGGTACAGAGCGGTTCAGACCGTATTCTGGCGATGATGAAACGTCCGCACACCGCCATCGAATACAAGTCCAAGATCCGCAAGCTGCGTAAGGCGCGCCCGGACATTACCATCAGCTCCGACTTTATCGTGGCTTTTCCGGGCGAATCCGATCAGGACTTTCAGGACACCATGAAACTGATCCGCGATGTCGACTTTGACATGAGCTTCAGCTTCATCTATTCGCCACGCCCGGGTACGCCGGCGGCCGATTACCCTTGTGACCTGTCTGAAGACGTGAAGAAAGCGCGTTTGTATGAACTGCAACAGCAGATCAATGCGCAGGCGATGCGTTACTCCCGTCAGATGCTGGATACTGAACAGCGTATCCTGGTTGAAGGTCCGTCGAAAAAGAACATCATGGAGCTGCGCGGCCGGACGGAAAACAACCGTGTGGTGAACTTTGAAGGTTCGGTGGATTTGATCGGCCAATTTGTTGATGTCAAAATCACGGATGTTTTCAACAATTCCCTGCGTGGTGAGCTTGTCCGCACTGAAGCCGACATGAACCTGCGGATTGCCATGTCTCCCAGCGAGGTCATGGAAAAAACCCGTAAAGAAGATGAAATAGGTGTAGGCGTTTATACTCCTTAA
- a CDS encoding 2-octaprenyl-3-methyl-6-methoxy-1,4-benzoquinol hydroxylase — translation MEQFDIVIAGGGMVGAAAALGMARQGRRVAVIEGQPPVPFDAGQEMDLRVSAISAQSVTLLTRLGAWSHIQAMRMCPFRRLETWEHPECRTRFHASDLGLAELGFMVENRLIQLGLWQAFESHSNLSLICPARLAHFQRAGDGYEITLDSGQVLQTRWLVGADGANSRVRQQANIGVTAWDYRHHCMLISVETALAQQDITWQQFTPHGPRSFLPMPGHSGSLVWYDSPQRIKQLTAMSAEQLEQAVRHEFPPELGDVRVLNKGSFPLTRRHAQSYYQDGIVLLGDAAHTINPLAGQGVNLGFKDVDVLLDEMAHGGEHWFAEQVLQRYERRRRPDNLMMQTGMDVFYCAFSNDLKPVALLRNLGLKLAEHTGPLKHQVLKYALGL, via the coding sequence ATGGAACAGTTTGATATTGTGATTGCTGGCGGCGGCATGGTGGGTGCTGCGGCAGCATTGGGAATGGCCCGGCAGGGACGCAGAGTGGCAGTGATTGAAGGTCAGCCGCCGGTGCCATTCGATGCCGGGCAGGAGATGGATCTGCGTGTGTCTGCGATTTCTGCCCAGTCGGTCACTCTGCTGACTCGCCTGGGGGCATGGTCACATATCCAGGCCATGAGAATGTGCCCATTCCGGCGTCTGGAAACCTGGGAGCATCCGGAATGCCGTACCCGGTTTCATGCCAGTGATCTTGGGTTAGCTGAGCTGGGCTTTATGGTGGAGAACCGATTGATTCAGCTGGGTCTGTGGCAGGCGTTTGAAAGCCATTCCAATTTGTCACTGATCTGTCCTGCCCGTTTAGCGCATTTTCAGCGTGCTGGTGATGGCTACGAGATCACATTAGATAGCGGTCAGGTGCTGCAAACCCGCTGGTTGGTGGGCGCTGACGGGGCCAATTCCCGTGTTCGTCAGCAGGCTAATATCGGGGTGACGGCCTGGGATTATCGTCACCATTGCATGCTGATCAGTGTTGAAACCGCGCTGGCCCAGCAAGATATTACCTGGCAGCAGTTTACACCGCACGGCCCTCGCTCTTTTCTGCCGATGCCGGGTCACAGTGGTTCACTCGTCTGGTATGACAGTCCTCAGCGGATTAAACAGCTTACAGCCATGTCGGCGGAGCAGCTCGAACAGGCTGTGCGGCATGAGTTTCCGCCAGAACTCGGCGACGTTCGTGTGTTGAATAAAGGCAGTTTTCCGCTGACACGCCGCCACGCCCAGTCTTACTATCAAGACGGGATAGTCTTGCTGGGTGATGCCGCCCATACCATTAATCCGCTGGCGGGGCAGGGCGTGAACCTCGGTTTTAAAGACGTTGATGTACTGCTCGATGAAATGGCGCATGGCGGCGAGCACTGGTTCGCAGAGCAGGTGCTTCAGCGCTATGAGAGGCGCCGACGGCCCGATAACCTGATGATGCAGACTGGGATGGATGTGTTTTACTGTGCCTTCAGCAATGATCTGAAACCCGTTGCCTTGCTGCGAAATCTTGGCCTGAAACTGGCCGAGCATACGGGACCGCTGAAACATCAAGTGCTGAAGTATGCGCTTGGTTTATAA
- the ychF gene encoding redox-regulated ATPase YchF yields MGFKCGIVGLPNVGKSTLFNALTKAGIEAANFPFCTIEPNTGVVPVPDLRLDKLAAIVNPERILPTTMEFVDIAGLVAGASKGEGLGNKFLANIRETDAIGHVVRCFENDNIVHVAGKINPLADIEIINLELALADLDTCERAIQRQAKRAKGGDKDAKFEITVLEKMLPTLTEGGMARAVELTKEEKAAIDYLNFLTLKPTMYIANVSEDGFEDNPFLDMVIEHASKENAVVVPVCAAIESEIAELDDADREEFLSDLGIEEPGLNRVIRSGYELLNLQTYFTAGVKEVRAWTIPIGATAPQAAGKIHTDFEKGFIRAEVVGYEHFIEFNGENGAKEAGKWRLEGKDYIVKDGDVVHFRFNV; encoded by the coding sequence ATGGGTTTTAAATGTGGTATCGTGGGCCTGCCAAACGTAGGTAAATCCACACTTTTCAATGCGTTGACAAAAGCGGGTATCGAAGCCGCTAACTTCCCGTTCTGTACGATTGAACCAAACACAGGTGTGGTTCCGGTACCGGATCTGCGTCTGGATAAGCTGGCTGCGATCGTCAACCCGGAGCGTATCCTGCCGACCACAATGGAATTTGTGGACATCGCCGGTCTGGTTGCCGGTGCGTCCAAAGGTGAAGGTCTGGGTAACAAATTCCTGGCCAACATCCGTGAAACCGATGCGATTGGCCACGTTGTTCGCTGCTTCGAAAACGACAACATCGTGCACGTTGCTGGCAAGATCAACCCATTAGCAGACATCGAAATCATCAATCTGGAACTGGCTCTGGCGGATCTGGATACCTGTGAGCGAGCTATTCAGCGTCAGGCCAAACGTGCCAAAGGTGGTGATAAAGACGCGAAATTCGAAATCACAGTGCTGGAAAAAATGCTGCCAACACTCACAGAAGGTGGCATGGCGCGTGCAGTTGAGCTGACTAAAGAAGAAAAAGCAGCGATTGATTACCTGAACTTCCTGACTCTGAAACCGACCATGTATATCGCCAATGTCAGCGAAGACGGCTTCGAAGATAATCCGTTCCTGGATATGGTGATTGAACACGCCAGCAAAGAAAATGCTGTCGTTGTCCCTGTCTGTGCGGCTATCGAGTCTGAAATTGCTGAACTGGATGACGCGGATCGTGAAGAGTTTCTGTCAGATCTGGGCATTGAAGAGCCGGGCCTGAACCGTGTGATCCGCTCAGGCTATGAACTGCTGAATCTGCAGACTTACTTCACTGCAGGTGTCAAAGAAGTTCGCGCCTGGACTATCCCAATTGGCGCAACCGCACCTCAAGCTGCCGGTAAAATCCATACCGACTTTGAAAAAGGCTTTATCCGTGCCGAAGTGGTCGGTTATGAGCACTTCATCGAGTTTAACGGTGAAAACGGCGCGAAAGAAGCCGGTAAGTGGCGTCTGGAAGGGAAAGATTACATCGTGAAAGATGGCGACGTCGTCCACTTCCGCTTTAACGTGTAA
- the pth gene encoding aminoacyl-tRNA hydrolase — translation MSQKIRLLVGLANPGPEYAKTRHNAGAWVVEELARIHNISLKNDPKYFGLTGRIQLNGDDLRLLIPTTFMNLSGKSVSALANFYQISPEEILVAHDELDLPPGVAKFKQGGGHGGHNGLRDIISKLSNNKNFYRLRVGIGHPGDKNKVTGFVLGKAPSGEQSQIDAAVDESVRCLDIWLKDGLTKAQNRLHSFKAD, via the coding sequence GTGAGTCAAAAAATCCGTTTACTGGTTGGCCTGGCAAACCCAGGTCCGGAATATGCCAAAACCCGCCACAATGCGGGTGCCTGGGTCGTGGAAGAGTTGGCACGGATCCACAATATCAGCCTGAAAAACGATCCAAAGTATTTTGGCTTAACTGGCCGGATCCAGCTGAATGGTGACGATCTTCGCTTGCTGATCCCCACCACCTTTATGAATCTGTCTGGTAAATCCGTTTCCGCACTGGCGAATTTTTATCAGATATCGCCGGAAGAAATTCTGGTTGCCCATGACGAGCTGGATCTGCCCCCCGGAGTCGCCAAATTCAAACAAGGCGGCGGCCACGGTGGCCATAATGGGTTAAGGGATATCATCAGCAAGCTGAGCAACAACAAAAACTTTTACCGTCTTCGGGTAGGCATTGGTCATCCCGGCGACAAAAATAAAGTGACCGGCTTCGTATTGGGTAAAGCCCCTTCCGGCGAACAATCTCAGATTGACGCCGCGGTAGACGAATCCGTTCGCTGCCTTGATATCTGGCTGAAAGACGGCCTGACCAAGGCGCAAAACCGGCTACATTCATTCAAAGCCGACTAA
- a CDS encoding ribose-phosphate pyrophosphokinase yields MPDMKLFAGNATPELAQRIADRLYISLGDATVNRFSDGEVCVQINENVRGSDVFIIQSTCAPTNDNLIELVVMIDALRRASAGRITAVIPYFGYARQDRRVRSARVPITAKVVADFLSNVGVDRVLTVDLHAEQIQGFFDVPVDNIFGSPVLLEDMLAKDLQDPVVVSPDIGGVVRARATAKLMDDTDIAIIDKRRPRANVSQVMHLIGDVEGRDCIIVDDMIDTGGTLCKAAEALKERGAKRVFAYATHPVFSGNAPENIKNSVIDEVIVTDSIPLSQAMLDTGKVSVLTLSGMLAEAIRRISNEESISAMFEH; encoded by the coding sequence GTGCCTGATATGAAGCTGTTTGCTGGTAACGCTACACCAGAGCTAGCCCAACGCATCGCTGACCGTCTTTACATTTCACTTGGAGACGCGACAGTGAACCGTTTCTCCGATGGTGAAGTCTGTGTTCAGATTAATGAAAACGTCCGCGGCAGCGACGTCTTTATCATCCAATCGACTTGCGCCCCAACCAACGATAACCTGATTGAACTGGTCGTAATGATCGACGCCCTGCGCCGTGCCTCTGCTGGTCGTATCACCGCGGTTATCCCTTACTTTGGCTATGCCCGCCAAGACCGTCGCGTCCGTTCTGCTCGTGTTCCTATTACAGCGAAAGTTGTTGCTGATTTTCTGTCCAACGTGGGTGTTGACCGCGTGCTGACTGTTGATCTGCATGCCGAGCAAATTCAGGGCTTCTTTGATGTGCCGGTAGACAACATCTTCGGTTCGCCCGTTCTGCTGGAAGACATGCTGGCCAAAGACCTGCAAGATCCAGTGGTGGTTTCTCCAGACATTGGTGGTGTTGTCCGTGCCCGTGCAACCGCCAAACTGATGGATGATACTGACATTGCGATCATCGACAAGCGTCGCCCACGCGCCAACGTGTCACAGGTCATGCACCTGATTGGTGATGTTGAAGGCCGTGACTGCATCATTGTTGATGACATGATCGACACCGGCGGTACCTTGTGTAAAGCTGCTGAAGCGCTGAAAGAGCGTGGTGCAAAGCGTGTGTTCGCTTACGCGACTCACCCGGTTTTCTCAGGCAACGCCCCAGAGAACATCAAAAACTCTGTGATTGATGAAGTGATCGTCACTGACTCTATCCCACTGTCTCAGGCCATGCTGGATACAGGCAAAGTCTCTGTACTGACTCTGTCAGGCATGTTGGCTGAAGCGATTCGCCGCATCAGCAACGAAGAGTCTATCTCTGCGATGTTTGAGCACTAA
- the ispE gene encoding 4-(cytidine 5'-diphospho)-2-C-methyl-D-erythritol kinase codes for MITQTTSWPAPAKLNLFLYITGQRPDGYHELQTLFQFLDYGDTLSITARADEQITLTPAIQGVPLEQNLIYRAADALRKKAGLQAGAAIQIDKVLPMGGGLGGGSSNAATTLVALNYLWQTGLSTDELAEIGLTLGADVPVFVRGFSAFAEGIGEKLQPAQPEEKWYLVAKPEVAIATADIFTAPDLTRNTPIRPLSVLLAGNYENDCEKIVRRIYPEVDKALSWLLEYAPSRLTGTGACVFAEFSSQQAATATLKKLPDWLHGFVAKGVNHSPLMTALSGHTAESQ; via the coding sequence ATGATCACACAAACGACAAGCTGGCCAGCACCCGCTAAACTTAATCTGTTTCTCTACATCACAGGGCAACGTCCGGATGGTTACCATGAACTGCAAACGCTGTTTCAGTTTTTAGATTACGGCGATACCTTGTCGATCACGGCACGAGCTGACGAGCAGATAACCCTGACCCCGGCGATTCAGGGTGTGCCACTCGAGCAAAATCTGATTTACCGCGCCGCGGATGCCCTGCGCAAAAAAGCAGGCCTTCAGGCTGGCGCTGCGATTCAGATTGACAAGGTTTTACCGATGGGTGGCGGTCTGGGTGGCGGCTCATCGAATGCCGCGACAACCTTGGTCGCCTTAAACTATTTATGGCAAACCGGACTCAGTACAGACGAACTGGCCGAGATTGGTTTAACACTGGGGGCAGATGTGCCCGTGTTTGTCCGGGGTTTCAGTGCCTTTGCCGAAGGGATCGGAGAAAAACTCCAACCCGCGCAACCGGAAGAGAAATGGTATCTGGTTGCTAAGCCAGAGGTCGCCATTGCAACCGCAGATATATTCACAGCGCCCGATCTAACCCGAAACACGCCAATACGGCCTTTATCTGTGTTATTAGCCGGCAATTACGAAAACGATTGCGAAAAAATCGTCAGAAGAATTTACCCTGAGGTTGATAAGGCGCTTTCGTGGCTGTTAGAATACGCGCCGTCGAGATTGACCGGCACTGGCGCTTGTGTTTTTGCTGAATTTAGCTCTCAGCAAGCGGCTACTGCAACCCTGAAAAAATTACCCGACTGGCTCCATGGTTTTGTCGCCAAAGGGGTGAATCATTCACCTTTGATGACCGCCCTGAGCGGACATACTGCGGAAAGTCAGTAA
- the lolB gene encoding lipoprotein insertase outer membrane protein LolB: MRMAFAPLFGFSFSLPSVLPRKKQHQAPTLAFLALLLAGCTTTPPTGKITDWNSHKQALSAVTTYQATGKLGYISPAQRFSANLNWKTNPGADHLLLTNFLGTTLLKLDTQPGRAVLIDNEGQRHQGSDAAQLVLSLTNIALPVNQMRDWLLGLPTGADTYQLNAQNRVAYLTKQVGDQRWQLDYNDYDETTSPALPARLVLSQGKQRVTLIINRWQTQKN; encoded by the coding sequence ATGCGAATGGCGTTTGCGCCTCTCTTTGGGTTCTCATTTTCGTTGCCGTCGGTTTTGCCGCGAAAAAAGCAACATCAAGCCCCCACTCTGGCCTTTCTGGCTTTGTTGCTGGCAGGCTGTACCACGACACCGCCCACCGGAAAAATCACCGACTGGAACAGCCACAAACAGGCATTGTCGGCAGTCACCACCTATCAGGCAACAGGCAAATTGGGCTACATCAGCCCGGCGCAACGTTTCAGTGCGAATCTAAACTGGAAAACCAATCCGGGTGCCGATCATCTGCTGCTGACTAACTTTCTGGGTACAACGCTGCTGAAACTGGACACCCAGCCCGGCCGTGCCGTGCTGATTGATAATGAAGGCCAGCGCCATCAGGGCAGCGACGCTGCTCAGCTCGTCTTATCACTGACCAATATTGCCTTGCCCGTAAATCAGATGCGGGACTGGCTGCTCGGCCTGCCGACTGGCGCGGATACCTATCAGCTCAATGCACAAAACCGCGTTGCTTACTTAACCAAACAAGTGGGTGATCAGCGATGGCAACTGGACTATAACGACTATGATGAAACAACGTCGCCCGCTCTGCCTGCCAGATTAGTCCTTTCACAAGGCAAACAGCGAGTAACCCTGATAATCAACCGTTGGCAAACCCAAAAGAATTGA
- the hemA gene encoding glutamyl-tRNA reductase: protein MTLLALGINHKTASVDLRERVAFSPEKLTEALQTLAQHPEVNSGVIVSTCNRTEIYCDVNHTGPGVMIDWFSRFHNLSAEELMSSLYFHEEQAAVRHLMRVACGLDSLVLGEPQILGQVKQSYSDSRDHDNMHGMLEKLFQKAFSVAKRVRTETDIGGNAVSVAFAACTLAKQIFESMSEARVLLIGAGETTELVARHMVEHGCRSLMIANRTRERAQALADEFGAQVISLPEIPDHIHNADIIISATASPLPIVGKGMVEKALKKRRHQPMLLVDIAVPRDIEAEVGELDDAYLYSVDDLESIVERNREQRKVAAIQAEAIVSEESAAFMRWLRSLEAVDSIRQYRCYADDIKNDLLSRSLQALANGSAPEKVLAELSNRLTNKLIHAPTKAMQQAAHDGEPEKLALIRETLGLGTLKDQSAD, encoded by the coding sequence ATGACCTTGCTTGCTTTAGGAATCAATCACAAAACAGCGTCTGTAGACCTGCGCGAGCGTGTTGCCTTTTCGCCGGAAAAACTGACCGAAGCCTTGCAGACTCTGGCTCAGCATCCGGAAGTTAACAGTGGCGTGATCGTTTCTACCTGCAATCGCACGGAGATCTATTGTGATGTCAATCACACTGGGCCCGGAGTGATGATTGACTGGTTCAGCCGCTTTCATAATTTGTCAGCGGAAGAGCTGATGTCCAGTCTCTATTTTCACGAAGAGCAGGCCGCGGTGCGTCACCTGATGCGGGTGGCATGTGGACTGGATTCACTGGTGTTGGGTGAGCCGCAGATTCTGGGACAGGTCAAGCAGTCGTATTCCGATTCCCGCGACCATGACAATATGCATGGCATGCTGGAAAAACTGTTTCAGAAAGCCTTTTCAGTGGCAAAGCGCGTCAGAACGGAAACGGATATTGGTGGCAATGCAGTGTCGGTTGCTTTTGCAGCTTGTACGCTGGCCAAGCAGATTTTTGAATCAATGAGTGAAGCCAGAGTGTTGCTGATCGGTGCCGGTGAAACCACAGAGCTGGTGGCCCGGCACATGGTTGAGCACGGTTGCCGCAGCCTGATGATTGCCAATCGCACCCGGGAGCGCGCTCAGGCGCTGGCAGATGAATTTGGTGCTCAAGTCATTAGTTTGCCTGAGATTCCGGACCATATACACAATGCGGATATCATTATCAGTGCCACAGCAAGTCCATTGCCGATTGTCGGCAAAGGCATGGTTGAGAAAGCGCTGAAAAAGCGTCGCCATCAACCGATGCTGCTGGTCGATATCGCCGTACCCAGGGATATCGAAGCTGAGGTCGGCGAGCTGGATGACGCCTATTTATATTCAGTGGACGATTTGGAAAGCATTGTTGAACGAAACCGCGAGCAGCGCAAAGTGGCGGCGATCCAGGCCGAAGCCATTGTCAGTGAAGAAAGTGCGGCATTTATGCGCTGGCTACGCTCGCTGGAAGCGGTCGACAGTATTCGCCAGTACCGTTGCTACGCTGATGATATTAAAAATGACTTACTCAGCCGCAGTCTGCAGGCATTGGCCAATGGCAGTGCACCGGAAAAAGTGCTGGCAGAGCTCAGCAACCGTTTGACGAATAAGCTCATTCATGCGCCAACCAAGGCTATGCAGCAGGCCGCGCATGACGGCGAACCTGAGAAACTGGCCCTTATTCGTGAAACGCTTGGTTTAGGTACATTGAAAGATCAGTCGGCGGACTGA